Sequence from the Sulfurimonas hongkongensis genome:
TTTAAACTTTAAAGAGACGATAAGGGCTATAACTATGATTATAAATGCAATCGTAACTAGTGTAAGCGTAAAGTTCCACATGTTATCTTTAACTTGATCTCTCATTTTTTTATTTGAGATACTTACTCCAAGATAGCCTGATACATCGCCCTCTTTCCAGTTTGTATGGCAAGCAATACAACCTTTTTCAGCTATAATTTTTTCATAAAAAGTAGAGGTATCATCTGCTTCATCTATCTTATAGGCTCTGTTATTTATAAACTCTAAATCTCTATCTATTTCAAAGTGGCAACTGCTACATTTTTTCTCTTTATCCATCAAGGTGCTTCCATGAAATCCAGCCGACTCTTCAAGGGGTTTATCACTCCAATCTGTTCGAAGATACCTTCCATTTGTTTGTTCATAAATTTTTTTGTTTGGATTGTAAAAACCATCATCTGTGTGAACAAATGGTTTTCCGACTGTCACCTCATTCGATTTGTAATTCATGAGTCCAGATGATGCATATAAAACAGTCTCTTTTACACCTTCTAGGAGTGCTATGTTATCCATTGCAGCTTGAAATGTTTTACGCTGACCCTGCGCAAGAGAATCTTTTGAAGAGACAGTGTAGTTATGTGAAATAGCAAACCCTTTATCCTTTATCATCTCCTCAAGTTTTTCTTTTTGAAGGTAATAATTGAGTGTTATAGAGATAATGGAAATAGCTGCAACGCTAAAAACAAGAGGAAAAGAGAGTTTAAACAAGATGGTTTCAAAAAATCTTCTCTTTTGCATGATTTACCCTTTAAACTTAAAATGTCTAAACTTTGATATAGCCCTTTTATCCTTAAAAGAGTGAAGCATAATCTGCCTTGGAAAGTGCTCACTTGCGCATCCTATACAGGGATGACCAGCTTTTATGCATGTATTTGTGTTGTTATTGTGTCCTATCGTCATACAATCATTTTTTGTAACGGGGCCTTGACAACCAAGCTTAAGCAGACAGCCTGCATCACCAATTTTTTTTGCATAGTTTTTCTCTTGAAATTCAGAGTAGTATATGCATCTCTCATGAACAGTTTGAGAGAAAAATCTAAGCGGTCTTCCCTCTGCATCAAGTTCTGGAATAGTTTGAAATTTTGCATAATGAAAAATTACATAAACTAGATGCTCAGGCTTCATAGGACAATTTGGCAAAGATACTATAGGTTTGTTTATTTTTTTATGTTTTGTAAATTTACCTATGGACATAACACCTGCATCCATTCCTTGCATTCCAGTGATTCCTCCAAAGGCAGCACATGTTCCACCTGCAACGCAAGCAGAAGCACTAGCACTCATCTGTTGCATCCAATCCATAATAGGTCTATCGCCCATCATACAAGCATGAGGCATTGCAACAGGAATAGAACCCTCTACTACTAAAAGATAATTGTCCTTTAGCTCTGTAGAAGCTTTATTTAGTATATCTGTAACTTGTTTTCCAGTTGCTAAAGAGATGTCGGGATGGTAGATAATGTTTGTGTATTTAGTTAAAATATCAAGCACAGATACATCTTCAATATTTAAAAATGAGGTCGAACAGCCAGAGCATGAAGAGCCATGTAACCAAATTATATTTGGCTTTATCATCTTTCCTTTTTCCATAGCCATGAGGTCTTCAAGTGTGAAAAAGTTTGCTGCTCCAACGGCAGCTATTACTTTTAACATCTGCTTTATTGCATCTCTTCTTGTTAAAGTAGCCATTTTGTCTCCTTAATGAACCGAACATGCAAGACATGGATCTGTAGATCTTACTATTCTTGCCAACTCTATAGGATTGTCTGGGTCTTTGATTTTCGTATCCATTAGCATCTTCTCTACAGCACCAAGAGCTCCACTTGCGTCTTTTGGCGATATATTCCAAGTAGTAGGTACAATCATGTCGTAGTTTTTTATAAGACCTTTCTCATCCGTCTCTATCCAGTGTGCTAAAGCTCCTCTTGTTGCCTCAGTAAGTCCAAATCCAACCGCATTTTTTGGAACATCTCTCTCAACAAATGCAAGTTCATCAGGAATAACTTTGTCTGTATCTTCTAAAATTTTATCAATTATAGTAGCTGCCATAATAGCCCTGCAAAGATGTCTTCCCAAAACAGAATTATACTCTTTAAAAGTAAGCCCTAATTTTTTATTTATAGAATCCACAAGAGTATTTAGCTTTTTGTTTTTACCGCTTTTATAAGTATTTATAACTCTTGCAACCGGGCCCACTTCCATAATTTTACCTTTGTAACGAGGCGCCCTTGACCAACTATATTTTCCGCCCTCTTTTTTCTGTTCTTCTTTAAACTCTTCATAATCTATAGGTGTTAATATTGTAGAATCGAGAGGTCTTACATTAGAGTCAGGTTTGGATTTGTAGTAGGAGTATTTGTGGTCTTCAAAGATATTTTTCAAATCAAGTTCTTCATACTTGCCATCTATTGTTGAGCCACCTACAAAAAGATGATTTTCTCCATTTTCATCGGGCAGATATTCAAATGAGAGGTAATCTCCATATCCTGCCCCTATTTTAAAATACTCAGGAAACTCTTTTGCTACGGCTATAATATCGTTTAGGTAGTTATCTTTTATAAATTTTCTGGCACTTATTATCAAAGATCTATACTTTGCAAGTTTTCCTATAGTAGGAATAGTTGTTACTCCACCAGCTTCGAGTGTTACAGGATGTGGTGCTTTTGCTCCAAAGATTGCAACAGCTTTTGTCAAATCAGCCATAACTCTAATAGCTTCTAAGTAGTTTTTGATTGCCGTAAAATTGGTGTTATTTCCTTTTGCGTACATTGCTTCATAGCGAGGTAAGAAAGGAGCTGCGGGAAATATTTTATTACTTTTTAATTCGTTTTGAACCCATTTTTTTACACTTAAGATGCTATCATCGTCTCCCTCATATTTCAACACCGCAGTTATATCGATAAAATCTAACGCGCTTAAAATATAAAAGTGCAATAGATGGTCTTGAAGCTGATAAGCGCCGACAATCATATTTCTTAGTAGCTGTCCATTATGATTTGGTTTTATTCCCA
This genomic interval carries:
- a CDS encoding hydrogenase small subunit, with translation MATLTRRDAIKQMLKVIAAVGAANFFTLEDLMAMEKGKMIKPNIIWLHGSSCSGCSTSFLNIEDVSVLDILTKYTNIIYHPDISLATGKQVTDILNKASTELKDNYLLVVEGSIPVAMPHACMMGDRPIMDWMQQMSASASACVAGGTCAAFGGITGMQGMDAGVMSIGKFTKHKKINKPIVSLPNCPMKPEHLVYVIFHYAKFQTIPELDAEGRPLRFFSQTVHERCIYYSEFQEKNYAKKIGDAGCLLKLGCQGPVTKNDCMTIGHNNNTNTCIKAGHPCIGCASEHFPRQIMLHSFKDKRAISKFRHFKFKG
- a CDS encoding nickel-dependent hydrogenase large subunit encodes the protein MSERKITIDPLTRIEGHLKFETIIKDGVVTDAKCSAEMYRGIEKALIGYDARVAQQVTQRVCGVCPYAHAEAASLALEDAMGIKPNHNGQLLRNMIVGAYQLQDHLLHFYILSALDFIDITAVLKYEGDDDSILSVKKWVQNELKSNKIFPAAPFLPRYEAMYAKGNNTNFTAIKNYLEAIRVMADLTKAVAIFGAKAPHPVTLEAGGVTTIPTIGKLAKYRSLIISARKFIKDNYLNDIIAVAKEFPEYFKIGAGYGDYLSFEYLPDENGENHLFVGGSTIDGKYEELDLKNIFEDHKYSYYKSKPDSNVRPLDSTILTPIDYEEFKEEQKKEGGKYSWSRAPRYKGKIMEVGPVARVINTYKSGKNKKLNTLVDSINKKLGLTFKEYNSVLGRHLCRAIMAATIIDKILEDTDKVIPDELAFVERDVPKNAVGFGLTEATRGALAHWIETDEKGLIKNYDMIVPTTWNISPKDASGALGAVEKMLMDTKIKDPDNPIELARIVRSTDPCLACSVH